A genomic window from Sparus aurata chromosome 4, fSpaAur1.1, whole genome shotgun sequence includes:
- the cyp1a gene encoding cytochrome P450 1A1, which yields MVLMILPFVGPVSVSESLVAIITMCLVYMILKFFRTEIPEGLCQLPGPKPLPIIGNVLEVGRNPYLSLTAMSKRYGDVFQIQIGMRPVVVLSGSETVRQALIKQGDDFAGRPDLYSFRFINDGKSLAFSTDQAGVWRARRKLAYSALRSFSTLEGTTPEYSCALEEHVSKEAEYLVKQLNTVMETDGSFDPFRHIVVSVANVICGMCFGRRYDHNNQELLNLVNLSDEFGQVVASGNPADFIPILQYLPSTSMKKFVSINDRFNAFVQKIVSEHYTTFDKDNIRDITDSLIDHCEDRKLDENSNVQMSDEKVVGIVNDLFGAGFDTISTALSWSVMYLVAYPEIQERLYQEMKESVGLDRTPCLSDKPKLPFLEAFILEIFRHSSFLPFTIPHCSSKDTSLNGYFIPKDTCVFINQWQINHDPELWKDPSSFNPDRFLNTDGTELNKLEGEKMMVFGLGKRRCIGEVIARNEVFLFLAILVQNLRFHAKPGEPLDMTPEYGLTMKHKRCHLRAAMRSRNEE from the exons ATGGTGCTGATGATATTGCCATTCGTTGGACCGGTGTCGGTGTCGGAGAGTTTGGTGGCCATAATAACCATGTGTCTGGTCTACATGATCCTCAAGTTTTTCCGTACTGAGATTCCCGAGGGGCTTTGTCAGCTGCCCGGACCAAAGCCCCTGCCCATCATTGGGAACGTGCTTGAGGTGGGAAGAAATCCTTACCTGAGTCTCACTGCCATGAGCAAGCGCTATGGCGACGTCTTCCAGATCCAGATTGGCATGCGTCCCGTCGTCGTGTTGAGTGGCAGTGAAACAGTCCGACAGGCTCTCATCAAGCAAGGGGACGATTTTGCCGGCAGGCCTGACCTGTACAGCTTCAGGTTTATCAACGATGGCAAGAGTCTGGCCTTCAGTACTGACCAGGCCGGCGTCTGGCGTGCCCGCAGGAAGCTGGCCTACAGCGCCCTGCGCTCCTTCTCCACCTTGGAAGGCACGACACCAGAGTACTCCTGTGCGCTGGAGGAACACGTCAGCAAAGAGGCAGAGTATCTGGTCAAGCAACTCAACACTGTCATGGAGACCGATGGCAGCTTCGACCCCTTCCGTCACATTGTCGTCTCCGTTGCCAATGTGATCTGTGGCATGTGCTTCGGCCGACGCTACGACCACAACAACCAGGAGCTGCTCAACTTGGTGAACCTCAGCGATGAGTTCGGCCAGGTGGTGGCCAGCGGTAACCCTGCAGACTTCATCCCTATTCTTCAGTACCTGCCCAGCACATCAATGAAGAAGTTTGTGAGCATCAACGACCGCTTCAACGCGTTTGTGCAAAAGATCGTCAGCGAGCACTACACCACCTTCGACAAG GACAACATACGGGACATCACAGACTCCCTCATTGATCACTGTGAGGACAGGAAGCTGGATGAGAACTCCAATGTCCAGATGTCGGATGAGAAGGTTGTAGGAATCGTCAATGACCTGTTTGGAGCTG GTTTTGACACCATCTCAACTGCCCTATCTTGGTCTGTGATGTATTTGGTTGCATACCCAGAGATACAGGAAAGGCTGTATCAAGAAATGA AGGAATCTGTAGGCCTGGATCGCACGCCTTGTCTCTCTGACAAACCCAAGTTACCCTTCCTGGAGGCCTTTATCCTGGAAATCTTTCGCCATTCTTCATTCCTGCCCTTCACCATCCCTCACTG CTCGTCAAAAGACACATCTCTGAACGGCTACTTCATTCCCAAAGACACCTGTGTCTTCATCAATCAGTGGCAGATCAACCATGATCC TGAGCTGTGGAAAGATCCGTCTTCCTTCAACCCAGACCGCTTCCTGAATACGGACGGCACCGAGCTCAACAAGCTAGAGGGGGAGAAGATGATGGTGTTCGGCTTGGGAAAGCGACGCTGCATCGGAGAGGTCATTGCACGAAACGaagtcttcctcttcttggcGATCCTCGTCCAGAATCTGCGGTTCCACGCGAAGCCCGGCGAGCCGCTGGACATGACCCCAGAGTACGGTCTCACAATGAAGCACAAACGCTGCCACCTGAGAGCCGCGATGCGTTCGAGGAACGAGGAGTGA